In Zingiber officinale cultivar Zhangliang chromosome 1A, Zo_v1.1, whole genome shotgun sequence, a genomic segment contains:
- the LOC122036650 gene encoding probable 2-oxoglutarate-dependent dioxygenase AOP1, translating into MASEAAPGHLPKIDFSGIGPADSGSPAWTAVRNQVMRAMATVGCFEAVYDRVSPHLRDSLLRMVSQELFPLPREVKIKNSSARLYGGYMGQIPGLAYESLAITGASDADAVDNFFSLLWPDGNPRASETTLSFSIKVAELEEMVRRMVCEGLGVEKYQAELSESTMYYMLRLIKYGEEKEGAEEVKLSGYEAHRDTNTFSVVCQLNEVDGLEVEIGDDEEEWISAKPSSPASFFVFAGNAIRAWTNGRVDAPPHRITVSDQNLIRYSAIMFLVPQDDYVIQAPAELVDNAHPALFKPYTYGDFLGFLVTEEGIQAKDKLASFCGVVA; encoded by the exons ATGGCATCCGAAGCAGCGCCGGGGCACCTCCCTAAGATCGATTTCTCCGGGATTGGCCCGGCGGATAGCGGATCACCCGCCTGGACCGCCGTCCGGAACCAGGTGATGCGCGCCATGGCCACCGTTGGCTGCTTCGAGGCAGTGTACGATCGCGTCTCTCCTCACCTCCGCGACTCCCTCCTCCGCATGGTCTCCCAGGAGCTGTTCCCGCTGCCTCGCGAGGTCAAAATCAAGAATAGCTCCGCTAGGCTCTACGGCGGCTACATGGGTCAGATCCCGGGTCTCGCCTACGAGAGCCTCGCCATCACGGGCGCCTCCGATGCCGACGCCGTCGACAACTTTTTCAGCCTACTCTGGCCCGATGGAAACCCTCGTGCGAG CGAGACGACCCTCTCGTTCTCGATTAAGGTGGCAGAGCTGGAGGAGATGGTGAGGAGGATGGTGTGCGAGGGCTTGGGAGTGGAGAAGTACCAAGCGGAGCTATCGGAATCCACCATGTATTATATGCTTCGTCTCATCAAGTACGGGGAGGAAAAGGAAGGGGCGGAGGAGGTTAAGCTGTCGGGATATGAGGCTCACCGGGACACGAACACGTTCTCGGTGGTGTGTCAGTTGAACGAGGTGGATGGATTGGAGGTGGAGATTGGAGACGACGAAGAGGAGTGGATCTCGGCGAAGCCTAGTTCACCGGCCTCCTTTTTCGTCTTTGCTGGCAATGCCATCcgg GCATGGACTAATGGCAGGGTCGACGCACCGCCGCACCGGATAACTGTGAGTGACCAGAACTTGATTAGATACTCTGCGATCATGTTCTTAGTTCCCCAGGACGACTATGTGATTCAAGCCCCGGCAGAGCTGGTGGACAATGCCCACCCCGCCCTCTTCAAACCTTATACGTACGGTGATTTCTTGGGGTTTCTGGTTACAGAGGAGGGTATCCAGGCCAAGGACAAGCTCGCCTCTTTCTGTGGGGTTGTTGCCTAA
- the LOC122010537 gene encoding calcium-dependent protein kinase 20-like: MIHITDHPWLQNANKAPNVNLGETVRARLQQFSMMNKFKKKALRVIAEHLSMEEIADIKEMFENMDINKKGQINFDELKYGLRKLGHQVADSDVKALLEAVSYC; encoded by the exons ATGATTCACATTACAGATCATCCTTGGCTGCAGAATGCCAATAAGGCACCCAATGTAAATCTTGGTGAAACTGTTCGAGCAAGACTCCAGCAATTTTCAATgatgaataaatttaaaaagaaagctCTTAGG GTGATAGCTGAACACTTGTCTATGGAGGAGATTGCCGACATAAAGGAAATGTTTGAGAATATGGATATCAACAAAAAAGGGCAGATAAATTTTGATGAGTTAAAGTATGGTTTGCGCAAGCTCGGACACCAGGTTGCTGATTCAGATGTCAAAGCATTATTGGAAGCAGTAAGTTATTGCTGA